Proteins found in one Synergistetes bacterium HGW-Synergistetes-1 genomic segment:
- a CDS encoding 30S ribosomal protein S12: MPTISQLIRNGREDKRRRMSAPALQENPQRRGVCTRVYTVTPKKPNSALRKVARVRLTNGIEVTAYIPGVGHNLQEHSVVLVRGGRVKDLPGVRYHIIRGTLDCGGVENRRQSRSLYGARRPK; this comes from the coding sequence TTGCCAACAATAAGCCAGCTTATACGTAACGGCAGAGAGGACAAGAGGCGTCGCATGAGCGCCCCTGCACTTCAGGAGAACCCACAGCGCCGCGGAGTTTGTACGCGTGTTTATACAGTTACACCGAAGAAGCCTAACTCTGCTCTCCGTAAAGTCGCACGTGTGCGTCTTACTAACGGAATAGAAGTCACTGCTTATATACCGGGTGTAGGACATAATTTACAGGAACACTCTGTAGTCCTGGTCCGTGGTGGACGTGTAAAGGACTTACCTGGTGTTCGTTATCACATAATCAGGGGAACTCTTGACTGCGGCGGCGTTGAAAACCGTCGTCAGAGCCGTTCGCTCTACGGCGCTCGCAGACCGAAGTAA
- a CDS encoding 50S ribosomal protein L7ae, whose amino-acid sequence MPLNELASSRRIAGVNSVLRKLKADGVSKIFISKEADIPLKAEILTEAAKRGVPVEWAETSLQLGRACAVTRKTAAAALLKK is encoded by the coding sequence GTGCCTTTAAACGAACTCGCTTCATCCAGAAGGATAGCTGGGGTAAACTCAGTTCTGAGGAAGCTTAAGGCCGATGGAGTAAGCAAGATTTTTATTTCTAAAGAAGCGGATATTCCCCTGAAAGCAGAAATATTGACAGAGGCCGCAAAACGAGGAGTGCCCGTAGAATGGGCAGAAACATCATTGCAATTGGGAAGAGCTTGCGCCGTGACAAGAAAGACTGCGGCGGCGGCACTTCTTAAAAAGTAG
- the rpoC gene encoding DNA-directed RNA polymerase subunit beta', producing MANVNREIAGVRTKLSSPGRIRELSSGEVKKPETINYRTLRPEKDGLFCERIFGPTRSYECACGKYKRSGPKFRGVVCDRCGVEVTDNRVRRERMGHIELAAPVVHIWYLRGIPSRLSLLLGASTKELEKVVYFAPTRRREKVYKVVSEGRRIDLARRGKLISASEERIHRFYDPKFKAEEAFRITKVEEINVDEGDVITASQVNRILSEYGDELFKTEPAYRMFKEGDEQVSNAIIAESKIKAMKEADSELKFERAVLNNQDAFIVTSVVHLPFVKNDVISESEYRLYNQKYPKRFQTVEETETLEDPCYIVINGGESPFDRADIILEREETICAAYDKTFGAGIGAEGVYTLLEQMDIDLLVSSLREDIAECSGQKKRKLVKRLQVAEDFRKSDSKPGWMVLSVLPVIPPDLRPMVQLDGGRFATSDLNDLYRRVINRNNRLRKLQELKAPEIIVRNEKRMLQESVDALIDNGRRGKAVLGAGNRPLKSLTDLLRGKKGRFRQNLLGKRVDYSGRSVIVIGPSLKLYQCGLPKQMALELFKPFVMHKLVESGLTPNVKSARRFIERGRDEVWGILEGIIKDHPVMLNRAPTLHRLGIQAFEPVLIEGKAIRLHPLVCTAFNADFDGDQMAVHVPLSLEAQTEARVLMLSSNNLLSPASGKPVVIPTQDIILGVFFLTSMRNGLKGEGLHFSDVEDVMSSLDHSIVNVNSKIRLKADPEWKCETVDGKWIETSPGRVLFNSALHPDLRYINKTINKKEMGSLLDTAYDKVGQTAMVEMLDEIKTLGYRWSTYSGISLGVGDVIVPPEKKEILDVTLVQEEDLTSQFEMGILTEDEYMRQKDILWSDAGRRIADKIMDSMKDTNPLKIMVDSGARGSRGQVAQMAGIRGLMADPSGRIIRYPIVANFKEGLNTLEYFISTHGARKGLADTALRTAKSGYLTRRLVDVAQDLIIMEEDCGTEFGVEIRPLLQQDGKATISMSERLTGRTSLRDIPHPVTGEPLLVRDEEISAEKAEYIESIGITSVWVRSPLTCGLRHGICRACYGRDLGTRKRVAIGESVGVVAAQSIGEPGTQLTMRTFHTGGVRQFTGEDITQGLPRIEQLFEVRRPKKVAILAEVGGTLLEIREMDGKKKLIIGVVKEDGSEERISYNIPASQNLLSGIEEGCTISKGMLLTEGYIDPQQLLEVEGLEAVQHYLLDGIQEVYRSQGVSINDKHIETILRKVAPVNRVRVLEEGDSSFVSGELVWKEDLEDSVRVISDQNQASLDESYNFLRDCKIVDAPGDIIKKESDAPDQITKAALGEMLKPGGAAGELLVQDKDGELRVVLGDASFRRATEGLELIKELTYEGHDEVIIKAGTRLSATDLAKIVAMPPRPMLVRDTNVLDESEDAAWFAADVEKDGKVIIPMDALVDSLAIKTLSANNINEIKLWKSPEHINLTDSMHHVLIEHYFGKPLTQAINSDGEVIENIIHSIDGSIVRGIVEGSISGIESEGNIITREKVIRQVLTERALGKVLLENVKDEKGNIVAEAGQEITSKVLDNIASSGANDITVRPKQAPSDFKQLIQRISFVRRLREEPQWRPVVHGVTKAALATDSFLSAASFQQTAQVLAASAVRGDVDNLVGLKENVIIGLLIPAGTGIERYRKVEITENAEPTVSVHAETLALADK from the coding sequence ATGGCTAACGTAAATCGCGAAATCGCCGGAGTAAGGACAAAACTATCCTCTCCCGGAAGGATCAGGGAGCTTTCGAGCGGTGAAGTGAAAAAGCCTGAAACTATCAATTACAGGACGCTCCGGCCGGAAAAAGACGGACTTTTCTGTGAACGAATATTTGGTCCTACCCGCAGTTATGAATGCGCCTGTGGAAAATACAAAAGAAGTGGCCCCAAGTTCAGGGGAGTTGTCTGTGACCGCTGCGGAGTAGAGGTCACAGATAACCGCGTTCGCAGAGAGAGAATGGGACACATTGAACTTGCAGCTCCGGTGGTACATATTTGGTATCTCAGAGGTATCCCTAGCAGGCTTAGCCTGTTGCTGGGAGCTTCTACAAAAGAGCTCGAAAAGGTGGTCTATTTTGCTCCCACACGCCGGAGGGAGAAGGTCTATAAGGTGGTAAGCGAAGGCCGCAGAATAGATCTTGCCCGCAGGGGCAAGCTCATATCGGCTTCTGAAGAGCGTATCCACCGTTTTTACGATCCCAAGTTCAAAGCAGAAGAGGCCTTCCGGATCACAAAGGTTGAAGAGATAAACGTTGACGAGGGTGATGTAATAACTGCGTCCCAAGTCAACCGTATCCTCAGTGAGTACGGTGACGAACTCTTCAAGACAGAGCCTGCGTACCGTATGTTCAAAGAAGGTGACGAGCAGGTATCCAATGCCATCATCGCTGAATCAAAGATCAAGGCGATGAAAGAGGCAGACAGTGAGCTTAAATTTGAAAGGGCGGTCCTGAACAATCAGGATGCCTTCATAGTGACTTCTGTCGTCCATCTGCCTTTTGTAAAGAATGATGTTATTTCCGAAAGTGAATACAGACTTTACAACCAAAAGTACCCAAAACGCTTCCAGACGGTAGAAGAGACAGAGACCCTGGAAGACCCGTGCTATATCGTTATCAATGGTGGAGAGTCCCCTTTCGACAGAGCCGACATAATCCTTGAGAGGGAAGAGACTATTTGTGCGGCCTACGACAAAACCTTCGGAGCAGGGATCGGAGCGGAAGGTGTATATACACTTCTGGAACAGATGGATATCGATTTACTTGTCTCCTCACTTAGGGAAGATATTGCGGAGTGCTCAGGCCAAAAGAAGCGGAAACTGGTCAAGAGACTCCAGGTCGCTGAAGATTTCAGAAAGAGCGACAGCAAACCTGGATGGATGGTTCTTTCTGTTCTGCCGGTAATTCCCCCGGATCTTCGCCCGATGGTTCAGCTGGACGGAGGACGTTTTGCAACTTCCGATCTGAATGACCTTTATCGAAGGGTCATCAACAGGAACAACCGTCTTCGCAAGCTTCAGGAGCTAAAAGCGCCTGAGATCATAGTGCGCAATGAGAAGAGGATGCTGCAGGAATCTGTTGACGCGCTAATAGACAACGGACGCAGGGGCAAGGCAGTGCTTGGAGCAGGCAATAGGCCGCTAAAAAGTCTGACAGACCTGCTCAGAGGTAAAAAAGGACGTTTCCGCCAGAACCTGCTTGGCAAAAGGGTGGACTATTCAGGACGCTCTGTCATAGTAATAGGGCCAAGTCTGAAATTATACCAGTGTGGCCTTCCTAAACAGATGGCGCTTGAGCTTTTCAAGCCTTTTGTGATGCATAAGCTTGTAGAAAGCGGTCTTACTCCAAATGTCAAGAGTGCAAGAAGGTTTATAGAACGAGGCAGAGACGAAGTTTGGGGAATACTGGAAGGGATAATCAAAGACCATCCTGTTATGCTCAACCGTGCGCCTACCCTTCACAGGCTTGGAATACAGGCATTTGAGCCTGTCCTCATCGAAGGAAAGGCAATAAGGCTGCACCCTCTGGTTTGTACTGCTTTCAACGCAGACTTTGACGGAGACCAGATGGCCGTTCACGTGCCGCTTTCGCTGGAGGCTCAGACTGAGGCCAGAGTGCTTATGCTTTCCTCAAACAACCTCCTCTCTCCTGCCAGCGGGAAACCTGTAGTCATACCGACACAGGACATAATCCTTGGTGTTTTCTTCCTGACCAGCATGAGAAACGGACTTAAGGGAGAGGGACTCCACTTCTCTGATGTTGAGGATGTTATGTCATCTCTTGATCATTCAATTGTCAACGTTAACTCGAAGATCAGACTGAAAGCTGACCCTGAATGGAAATGTGAAACAGTTGACGGAAAGTGGATAGAAACATCACCGGGCCGTGTGCTCTTTAATTCTGCACTTCATCCGGATCTGAGATACATCAACAAAACCATAAATAAAAAAGAGATGGGCTCACTTTTGGATACGGCATACGACAAGGTAGGACAGACCGCTATGGTCGAGATGCTTGACGAGATAAAGACGCTCGGGTATCGCTGGTCGACATACAGCGGCATAAGCCTTGGAGTCGGGGATGTAATAGTGCCTCCCGAAAAGAAAGAGATACTGGATGTGACGCTTGTACAGGAAGAGGATCTTACTTCACAGTTCGAAATGGGAATACTTACCGAAGACGAGTACATGAGACAGAAGGATATCCTCTGGTCTGACGCTGGACGTCGCATTGCTGATAAGATCATGGACAGCATGAAGGACACCAACCCTTTGAAGATAATGGTAGATTCAGGAGCTCGAGGTTCACGCGGGCAGGTGGCCCAGATGGCCGGAATCCGCGGCCTTATGGCAGACCCTTCCGGAAGGATCATTCGTTATCCTATAGTAGCAAACTTCAAAGAGGGTCTCAATACGCTCGAATACTTCATTTCCACGCACGGAGCAAGGAAAGGGCTTGCCGACACAGCTCTCCGTACAGCAAAATCTGGCTATCTTACCAGACGCCTTGTTGATGTAGCCCAGGACCTGATAATAATGGAAGAAGACTGCGGTACTGAGTTTGGCGTTGAAATACGCCCTCTCCTCCAACAGGATGGTAAGGCTACTATTTCCATGTCTGAGCGACTCACGGGAAGGACCAGCCTCCGGGATATTCCACATCCGGTTACAGGTGAACCTTTGCTTGTTAGGGATGAAGAGATATCAGCTGAAAAAGCAGAGTACATTGAATCTATTGGCATAACTTCAGTCTGGGTACGCAGCCCTCTTACATGCGGTTTGAGGCATGGTATATGCAGAGCCTGTTATGGCAGGGATCTTGGAACGAGGAAAAGGGTAGCGATAGGAGAATCTGTCGGAGTCGTTGCAGCTCAGTCTATCGGTGAACCTGGAACACAGCTCACAATGAGGACCTTCCATACAGGAGGAGTTCGTCAGTTTACAGGAGAAGACATTACTCAGGGTCTTCCAAGGATAGAACAGCTTTTCGAAGTCCGCAGACCCAAAAAGGTTGCCATTCTTGCTGAAGTTGGAGGGACCCTCCTTGAGATCAGGGAGATGGATGGCAAGAAAAAACTGATCATTGGTGTAGTCAAAGAAGACGGATCTGAGGAAAGGATCTCCTATAATATCCCGGCATCCCAGAACCTGCTCTCAGGAATAGAAGAGGGATGTACTATATCAAAGGGAATGTTATTGACGGAGGGATACATTGATCCTCAGCAGCTCTTGGAAGTAGAGGGTCTTGAGGCGGTACAGCATTATCTGCTTGACGGTATCCAGGAAGTTTACCGGTCACAGGGTGTCTCGATTAATGATAAACACATTGAGACTATACTGCGCAAAGTTGCGCCGGTGAACCGTGTTCGGGTATTGGAAGAAGGAGACAGTTCTTTTGTTTCTGGTGAGCTGGTATGGAAAGAAGACCTTGAGGATAGCGTCAGGGTGATCTCGGATCAAAATCAGGCTTCTCTGGATGAATCATACAATTTCCTCAGGGACTGTAAAATAGTTGATGCGCCGGGAGATATTATCAAAAAAGAAAGTGATGCCCCGGATCAGATAACAAAGGCGGCGCTCGGAGAGATGCTAAAGCCGGGTGGAGCAGCAGGGGAACTTTTGGTCCAGGATAAGGACGGCGAACTGCGCGTAGTATTGGGAGACGCAAGCTTCCGAAGGGCTACGGAAGGGCTTGAGCTTATTAAGGAATTAACGTATGAAGGACATGACGAAGTTATTATCAAAGCCGGGACCAGACTCTCAGCAACAGACCTTGCAAAGATCGTTGCTATGCCTCCGCGGCCGATGCTGGTAAGGGATACTAATGTCCTTGACGAGAGCGAAGACGCGGCATGGTTTGCTGCCGATGTTGAGAAGGACGGCAAAGTGATCATTCCTATGGATGCGCTGGTCGACTCCCTTGCAATAAAGACATTGAGTGCAAACAACATTAACGAAATAAAACTTTGGAAATCACCTGAGCATATCAACCTGACCGATTCGATGCATCATGTTCTGATCGAGCATTACTTTGGCAAACCGCTTACACAGGCTATTAACTCTGATGGGGAGGTAATCGAAAATATCATCCACAGCATTGATGGTTCAATTGTCAGGGGAATAGTCGAAGGGTCTATATCGGGAATCGAAAGCGAAGGAAATATAATCACAAGGGAAAAGGTCATCAGACAGGTATTGACTGAGAGAGCGCTTGGTAAAGTTCTTCTCGAAAATGTAAAGGACGAAAAAGGAAACATTGTCGCAGAAGCAGGTCAGGAAATTACCAGTAAAGTCCTAGACAACATCGCTTCATCAGGGGCAAATGACATAACAGTTCGTCCGAAACAGGCACCTTCGGATTTCAAACAACTTATACAGAGGATATCCTTTGTAAGGCGCCTTAGAGAAGAGCCACAGTGGCGACCGGTTGTGCACGGCGTTACCAAGGCGGCACTTGCCACCGACAGTTTCCTCTCTGCAGCGTCGTTCCAGCAGACGGCCCAGGTACTTGCAGCTTCGGCTGTAAGAGGGGATGTCGATAACCTGGTAGGACTTAAGGAGAACGTAATAATAGGACTTCTGATACCGGCAGGAACGGGCATTGAGAGGTACAGGAAAGTTGAGATCACCGAAAATGCAGAACCAACGGTTTCAGTACATGCTGAAACGTTAGCATTAGCTGACAAATAA
- the rpoB gene encoding DNA-directed RNA polymerase subunit beta, translating to MQAKTPSGKAFEQRKVFGKEKNLIALPDLVEVQRNSYQWFFQSDTDPDVRNSQGLQELFDEVFPIESYDGSFALEFVRYYVDPVVMSLDEARSRDLTWSRPLRATIRLANRKTREIKEEEIYLGDFPAMTERGTFIINGTERVVVNQLARSAGVYLSAELGIPGQESFLAKLIPDRGAWIEFDLAPGEVLSVKIDNRKKIPVTLMLRAFGIQTTDELLSLFGAKEVERDLVEDEVKGMLLAEAIVSGEGDGAVAIPKNKRLTKEDLEALWESGRTKIWVWDVDPAISATIERDNTTTPDAAMLELFRKLRPNEPARMENAREYINSIFFDPRRYNLGRVGRYKINRRLNLDTPSTERLLSVEDIVAIIKGLIRLREGNEHMDDIDHLGNRRVRAVGELLQNQVRIGLLRMERIARERMTTTPDLATAMAKDLINVRPISAALREFFGSGQLSQFMDQTNPLAELTHRRRLSALGPGGLSRERAGFEARDVHHTHYGRVCPIETPEGPNIGLVTSLATFARINEYGFLVCPRRKVVNGMLTDEIVYLSADDEDEYYVGRADTPISDEGHVLPTDGGTGIYVRHHDNTIEILPEQLQYMDISPKQIVSISTALIPFLEHDDANRALMGSNMQRQAVPLVFPDSPIVGTGIEHRIAKDSGSCSVSRRAGTVTYVDSDRIEITTEDNDKDIYTMPKFRRSNQGTIIHQKPIVANGQRIEADEVIADGQACYGGELALGRNVVVAFVCWEGYNFEDAILLSQKLVKEDFYTSIHIEEYEVESRDTKLGPEEISRDIPNVGEDALKNLDEDGIVRIGAEVKAGDILVGKVTPKGESDQSPEEKLLRAIFGEKAREVRDTCLRVPHGEGGKVVEIKRLSRDKNSEDMSPGVNEVVKVYVAQFRKITEGDKMAGRHGNKGVVSRIMAEEDMPYLSDGTPVDVVLNPLGVPSRMNLGQVLETVMGFVAMQNGWKVVTPVFESATAEDLMPYVKKIQETKYPEMRDDCKITLYDGRTGEPMANKVAVGVMYMLKLIHLVDDKIHARSIGPYSLITQQPLGGKTQFGGQRFGEMEVWALEGYGAAHMLQEMLTVKSDDIRGRLKTYERIVKGENLAKPGVPESFRVLIKELQGLGLDVEIKYSDGSFGELVLSEEDDDSGRESRRHVSFKPDSTVDSLEEDFGLSRPSKVTIDNDLFHEHAAEYSPLELHETDADKEAEVLRDGDTDLFSDVAPKKVDQGDDI from the coding sequence ATGCAGGCTAAGACTCCATCAGGCAAGGCTTTTGAGCAGCGCAAGGTTTTTGGAAAGGAAAAAAATCTAATCGCTCTACCGGATCTTGTTGAAGTCCAGCGCAATTCATATCAGTGGTTTTTCCAGTCTGATACTGATCCTGACGTTAGGAATTCACAAGGTCTGCAGGAACTTTTCGATGAGGTTTTTCCTATCGAAAGTTATGACGGTTCATTCGCCCTTGAATTCGTAAGATACTATGTTGATCCGGTGGTTATGAGTCTGGATGAGGCGCGTAGCAGGGACCTTACATGGTCGAGACCTCTGCGTGCGACGATTCGGCTGGCCAACAGGAAGACACGCGAGATCAAGGAAGAGGAAATCTACCTCGGTGATTTCCCTGCAATGACAGAAAGAGGAACTTTTATAATCAACGGCACTGAGCGTGTCGTTGTTAATCAACTTGCAAGATCGGCAGGCGTTTATTTAAGCGCTGAATTAGGCATCCCCGGACAGGAATCATTTTTGGCAAAACTGATACCGGATCGCGGAGCATGGATAGAATTTGATCTTGCACCCGGTGAAGTGCTCTCAGTTAAGATCGACAACAGGAAAAAAATACCTGTCACTTTGATGCTGAGAGCTTTTGGCATTCAGACCACGGATGAGCTTCTGTCACTTTTCGGAGCCAAGGAAGTAGAAAGAGACCTCGTTGAAGATGAAGTAAAAGGAATGCTCCTTGCAGAAGCTATAGTATCAGGCGAGGGTGACGGGGCTGTTGCTATCCCGAAGAACAAAAGGCTTACTAAAGAGGATCTTGAGGCACTTTGGGAAAGCGGCCGGACAAAAATCTGGGTATGGGATGTAGATCCAGCCATATCTGCCACTATCGAACGAGACAACACAACCACCCCGGATGCGGCAATGCTTGAACTTTTCCGTAAACTAAGGCCAAATGAACCGGCCCGTATGGAAAATGCCAGAGAATATATCAACAGTATTTTCTTTGATCCCCGCAGATATAATCTCGGGAGGGTCGGAAGGTACAAGATCAACAGAAGGCTGAACCTTGATACTCCAAGTACAGAACGCCTTCTTTCAGTTGAAGATATAGTCGCGATAATAAAAGGTTTGATCAGGCTCCGCGAAGGAAACGAACATATGGATGACATCGATCATCTTGGGAACAGAAGGGTCCGGGCCGTTGGAGAGCTTCTCCAGAATCAGGTAAGGATCGGTCTTCTTAGGATGGAAAGGATAGCAAGGGAACGTATGACAACGACTCCTGATCTTGCTACCGCGATGGCCAAGGACCTTATCAATGTTAGGCCCATATCTGCTGCACTGAGGGAATTTTTTGGTTCAGGACAGCTTTCTCAGTTTATGGATCAGACCAACCCTCTTGCCGAGCTTACGCACCGTCGCCGTCTCTCCGCTCTCGGCCCCGGTGGCCTGAGCAGAGAAAGAGCAGGATTTGAAGCTCGTGACGTCCATCATACCCACTATGGAAGGGTCTGTCCTATAGAAACGCCTGAAGGGCCTAATATAGGACTGGTAACTTCCCTTGCGACTTTTGCAAGGATCAACGAGTACGGCTTTCTTGTTTGTCCCAGGAGAAAAGTGGTAAACGGGATGCTGACCGATGAGATAGTTTACCTTTCTGCGGACGACGAAGATGAGTACTATGTCGGACGTGCTGATACGCCAATTTCTGACGAAGGACACGTGTTGCCTACAGACGGCGGTACAGGAATATATGTCAGACATCATGACAACACTATAGAGATACTGCCGGAACAGCTGCAGTATATGGACATATCACCAAAGCAGATAGTTTCGATATCAACTGCTTTGATCCCATTCCTTGAACATGACGACGCGAACAGGGCATTGATGGGATCCAACATGCAGAGACAGGCTGTGCCTCTTGTTTTCCCCGATTCACCTATAGTGGGTACAGGGATAGAACATCGCATTGCGAAGGACTCAGGGTCATGTTCTGTTTCAAGAAGGGCAGGCACGGTCACATATGTAGATTCCGACCGTATTGAGATTACGACGGAAGACAATGACAAAGATATCTATACAATGCCCAAATTCAGACGCTCCAATCAGGGTACCATTATCCACCAGAAGCCTATAGTTGCAAATGGTCAGCGCATAGAGGCCGATGAGGTTATTGCTGACGGTCAGGCATGCTACGGGGGAGAACTTGCTCTGGGAAGAAATGTTGTGGTTGCTTTCGTATGTTGGGAGGGCTACAACTTTGAAGACGCCATACTTCTCAGTCAAAAACTGGTCAAAGAAGATTTTTACACTTCTATACATATCGAAGAATATGAAGTCGAGTCACGTGATACTAAACTCGGTCCTGAAGAGATTTCAAGAGATATACCGAACGTTGGAGAGGATGCTCTTAAAAATCTTGACGAAGATGGGATTGTCAGAATAGGTGCGGAAGTCAAGGCCGGAGACATCCTTGTAGGCAAAGTAACGCCTAAGGGAGAGTCAGACCAGTCTCCTGAAGAAAAACTTTTAAGAGCAATATTCGGAGAAAAGGCCCGCGAAGTTCGTGACACCTGTTTGAGAGTTCCCCATGGTGAGGGCGGAAAAGTAGTAGAGATCAAAAGGCTTTCGAGGGATAAGAACAGCGAAGACATGAGTCCCGGAGTAAACGAAGTTGTAAAGGTCTATGTTGCTCAGTTCCGCAAGATCACAGAGGGTGACAAGATGGCTGGACGTCACGGAAACAAGGGTGTTGTTTCAAGAATCATGGCAGAAGAAGACATGCCATATCTTTCAGATGGTACGCCTGTTGACGTTGTCCTTAACCCTCTTGGAGTTCCGAGCCGAATGAATCTTGGTCAGGTTCTCGAGACTGTAATGGGTTTTGTCGCTATGCAGAATGGCTGGAAGGTTGTGACCCCTGTATTTGAGTCTGCGACAGCAGAAGACCTGATGCCTTATGTTAAAAAAATACAGGAAACTAAATATCCCGAGATGAGAGACGACTGCAAGATAACTCTTTACGATGGCAGAACAGGGGAACCAATGGCAAACAAGGTAGCGGTCGGAGTAATGTACATGCTCAAACTGATACACCTTGTCGACGACAAGATCCATGCACGTTCGATAGGGCCTTACAGCCTGATTACGCAGCAGCCTCTGGGAGGTAAGACCCAGTTCGGAGGCCAGAGGTTCGGTGAAATGGAAGTCTGGGCTCTTGAAGGATATGGAGCCGCACACATGCTCCAGGAAATGCTTACTGTCAAATCCGATGACATCAGAGGAAGGCTTAAGACTTACGAACGAATAGTTAAGGGTGAAAATCTTGCCAAGCCCGGTGTCCCTGAAAGTTTCAGGGTGCTTATCAAAGAGCTTCAAGGACTTGGTCTGGATGTTGAGATTAAATACTCAGACGGGTCATTTGGAGAGCTTGTGCTTTCAGAAGAAGACGATGACAGCGGCAGGGAATCAAGGCGTCATGTGTCATTCAAGCCTGATTCTACAGTGGACAGCCTTGAGGAAGATTTTGGTTTGAGCCGCCCATCAAAAGTAACAATAGACAACGATCTCTTCCATGAACATGCGGCAGAATACAGTCCGTTAGAGCTGCACGAGACAGATGCAGATAAAGAAGCTGAAGTGCTCAGGGATGGGGATACGGATCTCTTTAGTGATGTTGCTCCTAAAAAGGTCGACCAGGGGGATGATATCTAA
- a CDS encoding aldehyde:ferredoxin oxidoreductase, producing MKVLQLRTEKCVQCGECMSACSKAWFKEDNPALSRIKIENKATYPNINVCNQCGACIEICPTKALERDANGIVQVRKDKCTSCLMCVGFCPSASMFFNAAKQTEPFKCISCGICAKACPTGALELLTTPESK from the coding sequence GTGAAAGTACTTCAGTTAAGAACGGAAAAATGCGTACAGTGCGGAGAATGCATGTCCGCATGTTCCAAAGCGTGGTTTAAAGAAGACAATCCAGCACTGTCCAGGATCAAAATCGAAAACAAAGCCACTTATCCTAATATCAATGTGTGCAATCAGTGTGGCGCATGCATAGAAATCTGCCCGACGAAGGCGCTTGAGCGTGACGCAAACGGCATCGTACAGGTACGTAAAGACAAGTGCACATCCTGTCTTATGTGTGTGGGTTTCTGTCCCTCTGCAAGCATGTTCTTCAATGCTGCGAAGCAGACCGAGCCTTTCAAGTGCATTTCCTGCGGCATCTGTGCCAAGGCATGCCCCACAGGAGCACTTGAGCTCCTTACCACACCGGAATCAAAGTAA